The Acinetobacter pittii genome contains a region encoding:
- the mhpT gene encoding 3-(3-hydroxy-phenyl)propionate transporter MhpT, which produces MEKISGQPSRAKITLLLCFAIAIFEGFDLQSMGVAAPRMRAEFMLDNAQMAWAFSAAILGTLPGAILGGRFADIVGRKKILIFSILLFGIMSLLTAYAANFSLLLLIRFCTGLGMGGALPMMITLASEAVPDQHKGTAVSIMYSGIPFGGLLTSVVAMSLAGDAEWRHIFYIGGIAPILLIPLIMRFLPESNDYLQRKVQAQKTTPFLEVLFAKERRMSTIQLWVSFFCTLVVLYFLLNWLPLLMGAQGLSKLQANYVQMGYNVGGILGSILMGVLLDKLRMSFVIKLIYLGILFSLCCLAISPTVALLALSAVGCGLFIVGGQSALYGLAAMYYPTEMRGTGVGAAVAIGRIGSFAGPLMAGFLLSLGQSSTIVIGSSIPVILIAAISALLLVKKPKQPVHLVQSSGAR; this is translated from the coding sequence ATGGAAAAAATATCAGGACAGCCTTCAAGGGCAAAAATCACGTTGCTACTGTGCTTTGCTATAGCAATTTTTGAAGGGTTTGATCTTCAATCAATGGGGGTAGCCGCTCCACGAATGCGGGCTGAGTTTATGTTAGACAATGCGCAGATGGCGTGGGCATTTAGTGCTGCAATTTTAGGGACCTTACCAGGTGCGATATTAGGCGGTAGATTTGCAGATATTGTCGGGCGTAAGAAAATTCTAATTTTTAGTATTTTACTTTTTGGAATTATGTCTTTGCTAACGGCTTATGCTGCTAACTTTAGTTTGCTCTTACTCATTCGTTTTTGTACAGGTTTAGGAATGGGAGGGGCATTACCAATGATGATTACACTTGCCTCTGAAGCTGTACCTGACCAGCACAAAGGCACCGCAGTGAGTATTATGTATAGTGGCATTCCTTTTGGTGGATTACTCACTTCTGTTGTCGCTATGTCGTTGGCAGGCGATGCAGAGTGGCGTCATATTTTCTATATTGGTGGCATTGCTCCTATTTTACTAATCCCACTGATTATGCGCTTTTTACCTGAGTCAAATGACTATCTGCAACGTAAGGTTCAAGCGCAAAAAACGACGCCATTTTTGGAAGTTTTATTTGCGAAAGAGCGTCGTATGTCGACGATTCAGCTTTGGGTCAGTTTTTTCTGCACATTAGTCGTGTTGTACTTCTTATTGAACTGGTTGCCGTTACTCATGGGTGCGCAAGGCCTATCAAAACTACAAGCAAACTATGTACAGATGGGCTACAACGTTGGCGGAATTTTAGGTTCAATCCTCATGGGTGTATTACTTGATAAATTACGCATGAGCTTTGTGATTAAATTAATTTATCTCGGCATTTTATTTTCGCTGTGCTGTTTAGCAATATCTCCAACCGTGGCTTTACTTGCACTTTCGGCAGTGGGTTGTGGCTTATTCATTGTGGGTGGACAATCGGCGTTGTATGGTCTGGCTGCTATGTATTATCCAACCGAAATGCGTGGAACTGGAGTTGGTGCGGCGGTTGCAATTGGGCGTATTGGTTCTTTTGCAGGACCTTTAATGGCTGGTTTTTTACTCTCGCTTGGACAAAGCTCGACCATCGTGATTGGTTCAAGTATTCCTGTGATTTTAATTGCAGCGATCTCTGCATTACTTCTTGTCAAAAAACCTAAACAGCCTGTACATTTAGTACAAAGCTCAGGTGCTCGCTAA
- a CDS encoding MarR family winged helix-turn-helix transcriptional regulator has protein sequence MVRSNLVPKKVEDEPKLSYMIARVDRIISKHLTEHLKELEITLPQFTALSVLASKSNLSNAKLAERSFIKPQSANKILQDLLVNGWIEKKPDPTHGRRILITLTESGVEKLNKCNEVVLKVEEKMLEGIDINLAYLIRNNLDIMVNNLKNL, from the coding sequence ATGGTACGTTCAAATTTAGTTCCAAAAAAAGTAGAAGATGAGCCTAAGTTAAGTTACATGATTGCTCGTGTTGACCGAATTATTAGTAAACATTTAACAGAACATTTAAAAGAGCTTGAAATTACCTTACCGCAATTTACTGCACTTTCTGTTTTAGCTTCAAAAAGTAATTTATCCAATGCCAAGCTTGCTGAGCGCTCTTTTATAAAGCCGCAATCTGCCAACAAAATTTTGCAAGATTTACTGGTGAATGGCTGGATTGAGAAAAAACCGGACCCAACACATGGCCGCCGTATTTTAATTACCCTGACTGAAAGCGGTGTTGAAAAGCTAAATAAATGTAATGAAGTGGTTTTAAAAGTTGAAGAAAAAATGCTTGAAGGCATTGATATTAACTTGGCTTATTTAATCCGTAATAATCTCGATATTATGGTCAATAATCTTAAAAACCTTTGA
- the hcaC gene encoding feruloyl-CoA synthase — protein sequence MKEMQMNATQSQDRERFVKLGQHDIHYHHKDDTLYISPKEQLKPYPQKLTDRLIHFAQTKPDHIFAAKRNAQGEWVKLSYAEVLQRAWHIAQALHDRNLSQERPLVILSGNDLEHLTLSMGAMLAGVPFSAISPAYSLISQDFGKLKHVFEVLTPGMVYASDGQAFAKAIQACITPDIEVVTNKGIVGDQICTSFQSLLDTPVSNVQEFYQTLDENQIAKFLFTSGSTKLPKAVPTTHLMLCVNQQMLLQTFPEFEETPPVLLDWLSWHHTFGGSHNVGIALYNGGTIYIDDGKPVAGKFDETIRNLKEISPTVYLNVPKGWEELTEALEKDEELRDRFFAKVKILFFAGAALSEAGWNRLDKIAQQHCGEKIRIMSGLGMTETAPSCAFTTGPRVMAGFIGYPAPGCEIKLVPCGDKLEFCVRGKHVMKGYWRLKADQQSTIFDDEGFFHTGDAVRLVDINDPTKGLMYDGRIAEDFKLNTGTFVNVGTLRNKVLIQGNLLVQDVCITGSNLNAVGFLIFPKLDACAQYAGLKLGEHFATEILQHPKVQQWFRQFLTTFNKDATGSSNTVSMLYLMIEPPQLDAGEVTDKGNLNQSSITKRRAALIDELYQKQTDNPLIIRVPTLKQ from the coding sequence GTGAAAGAAATGCAAATGAATGCCACTCAATCACAAGACCGTGAACGGTTCGTAAAATTAGGGCAACATGATATTCATTATCACCATAAAGATGACACGCTCTATATCAGCCCAAAAGAGCAATTAAAACCGTATCCACAAAAACTGACAGATCGGTTAATTCATTTTGCACAAACCAAACCCGACCATATTTTTGCAGCAAAACGCAATGCTCAAGGCGAATGGGTCAAACTGAGTTATGCAGAAGTTCTACAACGCGCATGGCACATTGCTCAAGCTTTGCATGACCGTAATTTAAGTCAAGAAAGACCACTCGTCATTTTAAGTGGCAATGATCTTGAGCATTTAACACTCTCTATGGGTGCCATGCTGGCGGGTGTGCCTTTCTCTGCTATTTCCCCTGCCTACTCTCTGATTTCTCAAGACTTTGGCAAACTCAAACATGTGTTTGAAGTGCTCACACCTGGTATGGTCTATGCCAGCGATGGACAAGCCTTTGCTAAAGCCATTCAAGCATGTATTACACCTGATATTGAAGTGGTGACCAATAAAGGGATTGTGGGCGATCAGATCTGCACATCTTTTCAGTCGCTATTAGATACGCCAGTTTCAAATGTTCAAGAGTTTTACCAAACCCTTGATGAAAACCAGATTGCCAAATTCTTATTTACATCAGGTTCAACCAAATTGCCTAAAGCTGTACCGACCACGCATTTAATGTTGTGTGTTAATCAGCAAATGCTATTGCAGACTTTCCCTGAGTTTGAAGAAACGCCGCCTGTCCTACTCGACTGGCTGTCTTGGCACCACACATTTGGCGGTAGTCACAATGTCGGCATCGCACTCTATAACGGTGGTACCATTTACATTGATGATGGCAAACCCGTTGCAGGAAAATTTGACGAAACCATTCGTAATCTCAAAGAAATTTCTCCAACAGTTTATTTAAATGTGCCAAAAGGTTGGGAAGAACTCACCGAAGCATTAGAAAAAGATGAAGAACTAAGAGACCGCTTTTTTGCCAAAGTTAAAATTTTATTCTTTGCAGGTGCAGCGCTTTCAGAAGCGGGCTGGAATAGACTCGATAAAATTGCTCAGCAACATTGTGGAGAAAAAATTCGTATCATGAGCGGATTGGGCATGACTGAAACAGCACCATCTTGCGCTTTTACAACTGGCCCACGCGTGATGGCAGGTTTTATTGGTTACCCTGCTCCGGGATGCGAAATTAAGCTAGTTCCATGTGGTGACAAACTTGAGTTTTGCGTTCGTGGCAAACATGTCATGAAAGGCTATTGGCGCTTAAAGGCGGACCAACAAAGTACTATTTTTGATGATGAAGGCTTTTTCCATACAGGCGATGCCGTTCGTTTGGTCGATATCAATGATCCGACTAAAGGCCTAATGTACGACGGACGAATTGCTGAAGACTTTAAACTCAATACAGGCACTTTTGTGAATGTGGGCACACTACGCAACAAAGTGCTCATTCAAGGTAATTTACTGGTTCAAGATGTCTGCATTACAGGTTCAAACCTAAATGCGGTTGGCTTTTTGATTTTTCCAAAACTAGATGCTTGTGCTCAATATGCAGGTCTTAAGCTTGGTGAACATTTTGCAACGGAGATATTACAGCATCCTAAAGTCCAACAATGGTTCCGCCAATTTTTAACGACCTTTAATAAAGATGCGACTGGCAGTTCAAATACAGTCTCCATGCTTTATTTAATGATCGAACCACCTCAACTCGATGCAGGCGAAGTGACAGATAAAGGCAATCTCAATCAAAGCAGTATTACTAAACGTCGTGCAGCTTTAATTGATGAACTTTATCAAAAGCAGACTGATAACCCGCTGATTATACGGGTGCCCACCTTAAAGCAATAA
- the hcaB gene encoding aldehyde dehydrogenase, which yields MQNVQLLIHGQSVDASNQATFERISPIDGTVATKAAAATLEDVDRAIDSAQQAFKVWSKLSPTERRLRLLKAADLMDQKTEQFIQTGMQETGSTATWYGFNVHLAANMLREAAAMTTQIDGSLIPSDVPGNLAMGVRVPCGVIVGIAPWNAPVILATRALAMPLACGNTVVLKASEACPATHRLIGEVLHEAGLGDGVVNVITHAAEDAPQIVERLVSHPAVKRINFTGSTKVGKIIAETAAKYLKPVLLELGGKAPVVVLNEADINEAVNAVAFGAFFNQGQICMSTERVLVQDNIADQFIEKLIEKTRSIRAGNPTSKDNVLGVLESRRAANRIQHLLEDAQSKGADLPLGIHIEDTTMQPTLVLNIKPDMLLYREESFGPVCTVQRFSSIEEGVALANDSEFGLSSAVFSQNISQALEVAQQIDSGICHINGATVHDEAQMPFGGTKSSGYGRFGSKVSVAEFTELRWITIQTQSRHYPI from the coding sequence ATGCAAAATGTACAGTTACTTATTCACGGTCAATCTGTTGATGCATCAAATCAGGCAACTTTTGAGCGTATTAGTCCAATTGATGGAACGGTAGCAACTAAAGCTGCTGCTGCAACATTGGAAGATGTTGATCGTGCAATCGATTCGGCACAGCAAGCTTTTAAAGTATGGTCGAAACTCTCGCCTACCGAGCGCCGTTTACGTTTATTAAAAGCAGCCGATTTAATGGACCAAAAAACCGAGCAATTCATTCAAACTGGAATGCAAGAAACAGGTTCAACTGCAACATGGTATGGGTTTAACGTTCACCTTGCTGCCAACATGTTACGTGAAGCAGCAGCAATGACCACACAAATTGACGGGAGTCTGATTCCGTCAGATGTGCCGGGCAATCTTGCGATGGGTGTACGAGTTCCTTGCGGTGTGATTGTAGGGATCGCACCTTGGAATGCGCCTGTCATTTTGGCAACACGTGCGCTTGCCATGCCTTTGGCTTGTGGCAACACCGTTGTATTAAAAGCATCGGAAGCCTGCCCAGCAACACATCGTCTGATTGGTGAAGTGTTACATGAAGCAGGTCTTGGTGATGGTGTGGTGAATGTGATTACGCATGCCGCTGAAGATGCACCACAAATCGTGGAGCGCTTAGTGTCTCATCCAGCTGTGAAGCGCATTAATTTTACGGGTTCAACCAAAGTCGGAAAAATTATTGCCGAGACTGCTGCTAAATATTTAAAACCTGTTTTACTCGAACTCGGTGGTAAGGCCCCTGTCGTGGTTTTAAATGAAGCTGACATTAATGAAGCCGTAAATGCAGTCGCTTTTGGAGCGTTCTTTAATCAGGGTCAAATCTGTATGTCGACCGAACGTGTTTTGGTTCAAGACAATATTGCTGACCAGTTTATTGAGAAGCTGATTGAGAAAACCCGCTCTATTCGGGCAGGTAATCCGACTTCAAAAGACAATGTACTCGGTGTTTTAGAAAGTCGACGTGCTGCAAACCGCATTCAGCATTTACTGGAAGATGCACAAAGCAAAGGTGCTGACTTACCTTTAGGTATTCATATTGAAGACACCACCATGCAACCGACGCTGGTGCTCAATATTAAACCTGACATGCTGCTTTACCGTGAAGAATCATTTGGACCTGTATGCACAGTTCAACGCTTTTCAAGCATTGAAGAAGGTGTAGCACTGGCAAATGACAGCGAGTTTGGTCTGTCTTCGGCAGTGTTTAGCCAGAATATTTCACAAGCATTAGAAGTCGCTCAACAGATTGATTCGGGTATTTGTCACATTAACGGCGCAACCGTACATGATGAAGCGCAAATGCCATTTGGCGGAACAAAATCGAGTGGTTACGGTCGTTTTGGTAGTAAAGTCTCTGTTGCCGAATTTACCGAACTACGCTGGATCACCATTCAAACCCAATCACGTCATTACCCGATTTAG
- the hcaD gene encoding acyl-CoA dehydrogenase family protein encodes MPHDTEFELFRNSYRRFLKEQVAPYYEQWEHDGLIPRDLWLRLGENGFLCVDVPEEYGGYSAPVHYSLMLVQETAQAGFASLAVAIGGQNELVSPYLQNIGTEEQKRYWLPKMVTGEVVTAIAMTEANAGSDLQAIRTQAILENDQYRVNGSKTFISNGLHADLIVLVAKTDPQAKAKGISIFLVDAALDGVKKGRSLQKIGLHAQDTAELFFDDVCVPATQRLGEEGQGFAYLMQELPRERLSISMMALGSILGAIELTRDYVLERKAFGQSLSQMQNTRFVLANAQIKAKAAQAFVDQCAALYQQHLLSVTQVAALKCFITDVQCEVIDQLLQLFGGYGYMQEYPISRFFVDARVQKIYGGTNEIMKEIVARELLGK; translated from the coding sequence ATGCCACACGATACAGAATTTGAACTATTTCGGAATAGCTATCGCAGGTTCTTAAAAGAACAGGTTGCTCCGTATTACGAACAGTGGGAGCACGATGGTCTTATCCCACGTGATCTATGGCTTCGTCTTGGGGAAAATGGTTTTTTGTGCGTAGATGTGCCCGAAGAATATGGCGGCTACAGCGCTCCTGTGCACTACTCACTCATGCTGGTTCAAGAAACTGCTCAAGCTGGCTTTGCATCTTTGGCGGTTGCCATTGGTGGGCAAAATGAGCTGGTTTCCCCTTATCTGCAAAATATTGGAACTGAAGAGCAAAAACGTTATTGGTTACCCAAAATGGTCACAGGTGAAGTCGTGACTGCAATTGCCATGACAGAGGCCAATGCTGGCTCAGACTTACAAGCCATACGCACTCAAGCGATTTTAGAAAATGACCAATATCGTGTGAATGGTTCAAAAACGTTTATATCAAATGGCTTGCATGCCGACCTGATCGTTTTAGTAGCAAAAACTGATCCTCAAGCTAAAGCAAAAGGCATTTCAATTTTTTTAGTTGATGCTGCTTTAGACGGCGTTAAAAAAGGCCGTTCATTACAAAAAATCGGGCTACATGCTCAAGATACAGCCGAACTATTTTTTGATGATGTTTGTGTGCCTGCAACTCAGCGTTTGGGGGAAGAAGGACAAGGCTTTGCTTATTTAATGCAAGAATTACCTCGCGAACGTTTAAGCATTTCGATGATGGCTCTGGGGTCAATTTTAGGTGCCATCGAACTGACCAGAGACTATGTATTAGAGCGTAAAGCTTTCGGACAATCTTTAAGCCAAATGCAAAACACACGCTTCGTGCTCGCAAACGCGCAAATCAAAGCCAAAGCCGCACAAGCTTTTGTAGATCAATGTGCAGCGCTGTATCAACAACACCTGTTAAGCGTCACTCAAGTGGCTGCACTGAAGTGCTTTATTACCGATGTCCAATGTGAAGTGATTGATCAACTACTTCAGCTTTTTGGTGGCTACGGCTACATGCAGGAATACCCGATTTCACGCTTTTTTGTGGATGCGCGGGTACAAAAAATTTATGGGGGAACCAATGAAATTATGAAAGAAATCGTGGCCCGAGAACTGCTCGGAAAATAA
- the vanR gene encoding GntR family transcriptional regulator: MWQRMSSGQQVLLKLRKMIISGEFEGGARIAEIPTAELLGVSRQPVRIAFRLLEQEGLLIKNPTRGYTVREISEQLVHDALEVRGVLEGLAAKTLAEQGLSEEQKKTLQDCIQETEKLFNEKDEFGDAELERYHHFNVIFHDTIIEGAQNVALIQALAKNNQLPMASAQAITYDQNQALSEYRRLHYAHLQHCSIFDALVHRQAGRAETLMREHSSVVILGETLRNVLSA, from the coding sequence GTGTGGCAGCGAATGTCTTCAGGACAACAAGTTTTACTTAAACTAAGAAAAATGATTATTTCAGGGGAATTTGAAGGCGGTGCCAGAATTGCCGAAATTCCGACTGCCGAGTTACTTGGTGTTTCAAGGCAGCCTGTTCGTATTGCCTTTCGCTTGCTCGAGCAAGAAGGCCTCCTCATTAAAAATCCAACTCGTGGTTACACGGTTCGTGAAATTTCAGAACAACTTGTTCATGATGCGCTTGAAGTGCGCGGTGTGCTCGAAGGGTTGGCTGCGAAAACTTTGGCAGAACAAGGCTTAAGCGAAGAGCAGAAAAAGACGCTGCAAGATTGCATTCAAGAAACTGAAAAACTCTTTAATGAAAAAGACGAGTTTGGCGATGCTGAATTAGAACGTTATCATCATTTTAATGTCATTTTTCATGACACCATTATTGAGGGCGCGCAAAACGTTGCACTCATACAAGCCTTAGCAAAAAACAACCAATTGCCGATGGCTTCTGCTCAAGCCATTACCTATGATCAGAATCAGGCTTTGTCTGAATATCGTCGTTTGCACTATGCACATTTACAGCATTGTTCGATTTTTGATGCATTGGTACATCGTCAGGCAGGGCGTGCTGAAACTTTAATGCGTGAGCACAGTAGTGTAGTGATTTTAGGTGAAACGCTCAGAAATGTTCTCAGCGCTTAA
- a CDS encoding PDR/VanB family oxidoreductase, whose translation MDVIIQKIHQLTPTIRAFELVAANGTALPSFEAGAHIDVHLKNGLTRQYSLSNCCTEKHRYVIGVLHDANSRGGSRCIHTEYREGDHLKIGEPRNLFEIHPQTKQAVLFAGGIGITPILSMAYRLKSANIPFELHYFVRSHEMIAFYGNLTEHFGDQVHFHIQDQPDTECNMAEVLGQASPDRHLYVCGPTGFMQFVMSSAEQAGWHNEQLHQEHFVAQKADTSNDEAFTIEVKGTGRRIEVLPEQTATEALIANGFDIPVSCEQGICGTCITRVVEGTPDHRDLFMTDEEHALNDQFTPCCSRAKTKNLVIEL comes from the coding sequence ATGGACGTTATTATTCAGAAAATTCACCAGCTCACCCCAACTATTCGTGCGTTTGAATTGGTTGCAGCAAATGGTACAGCGCTGCCGAGTTTTGAAGCAGGTGCACATATTGATGTGCACCTAAAAAACGGCCTCACCCGTCAATATTCACTTTCAAACTGCTGCACTGAAAAGCATCGCTATGTCATTGGTGTTTTACATGATGCCAATTCACGCGGTGGCTCACGTTGCATCCACACAGAATATCGTGAAGGCGATCATTTAAAAATTGGTGAACCGCGTAATTTATTTGAGATTCACCCACAAACCAAACAGGCAGTTTTATTTGCGGGGGGTATTGGTATTACCCCTATTTTGTCGATGGCGTATCGGCTTAAGTCAGCCAATATTCCTTTTGAATTGCACTACTTCGTTCGTAGTCATGAAATGATTGCCTTCTATGGCAACTTAACCGAACACTTTGGTGACCAAGTTCATTTTCACATTCAAGACCAACCAGACACCGAATGTAATATGGCAGAGGTTTTGGGCCAAGCTTCACCAGATAGACACTTATATGTATGCGGTCCGACAGGATTTATGCAGTTTGTCATGAGCTCAGCCGAACAAGCTGGCTGGCACAATGAACAGTTACATCAAGAGCATTTTGTCGCGCAAAAAGCAGATACATCTAACGATGAAGCTTTTACTATTGAAGTTAAAGGTACGGGCCGTCGAATTGAAGTACTACCAGAGCAAACTGCTACTGAAGCATTAATTGCAAATGGTTTTGATATTCCTGTTTCGTGTGAACAAGGCATTTGTGGGACCTGTATTACCCGCGTGGTAGAAGGCACACCTGATCATCGGGATCTATTTATGACTGATGAGGAACATGCTTTGAACGACCAATTTACGCCCTGCTGTTCTCGTGCAAAAACTAAAAACCTTGTGATTGAACTTTAA
- a CDS encoding OprD family porin, with translation MSKLWMYSTLMLSGSVWAGSFIDNSSVELTTRNFYFDRDYQEQSAYPAAKDWTQGFILKANSGYTEGTVGFGLDVLATAGFKLNADAEHGGTGNLPRDTRTNEPADSYGEIGVTAKAKMSQTELRIGTLMPMNPVLVASPARLLPQTYRGISLTSKDIKDFDLQAAYLDKVNHRDSTNYEKIKISGVNGRFKGAETDGLYYLGGNYQFNPALKLTAFYMDVDDLYNQTMVGALHQHKINDTTNFSSQLRYYRSRDDGQAKAGLVDNDLYHAHFELKHQNHKFIFGTFQHHGDTAFPYLTGGETGLLIDTWPGEFLNPKEKAYSFRYEYDFKDYVPGLRFMTRYTTGHNIYAPNLGGTNLKERETDFDLGYTVQSGWLKNLGLRARYAIYDNNMLSTANIKPVNETRLNIDYTWKFK, from the coding sequence ATGTCGAAATTATGGATGTACTCTACCCTCATGCTCTCAGGATCGGTCTGGGCTGGCAGTTTTATTGATAACAGTTCAGTAGAACTCACCACGCGAAATTTCTATTTTGACCGCGACTACCAAGAGCAATCTGCTTACCCTGCTGCCAAGGACTGGACACAAGGTTTTATTCTTAAAGCCAATTCAGGTTATACCGAAGGGACTGTCGGTTTTGGGCTGGATGTGCTTGCAACGGCGGGTTTTAAACTCAATGCTGATGCCGAGCACGGAGGTACAGGAAACTTACCTAGAGATACGCGCACCAATGAACCTGCTGACTCTTATGGCGAAATTGGGGTCACAGCAAAAGCGAAAATGAGCCAGACCGAGCTACGCATCGGTACGCTCATGCCAATGAACCCTGTTTTAGTAGCTTCACCCGCGCGTCTACTTCCTCAAACTTATCGAGGAATTTCACTGACCAGTAAAGATATTAAAGACTTCGACTTACAAGCGGCCTACCTCGATAAAGTGAATCATCGTGATTCGACCAACTATGAAAAAATTAAAATTTCTGGGGTGAATGGAAGATTTAAAGGCGCCGAAACTGATGGACTCTATTATTTAGGTGGAAACTATCAGTTTAATCCTGCACTCAAGCTCACCGCTTTTTATATGGATGTTGATGACCTTTATAACCAAACCATGGTCGGCGCACTACATCAACACAAAATTAATGACACCACTAATTTTAGCTCGCAATTACGTTACTACCGCAGCCGAGATGACGGGCAAGCAAAAGCAGGCTTAGTCGATAATGACCTCTATCATGCGCATTTCGAACTCAAACATCAAAACCATAAATTTATTTTTGGGACTTTCCAACATCATGGCGACACCGCGTTCCCGTATTTAACGGGAGGTGAAACGGGTCTACTCATTGATACATGGCCAGGTGAGTTTTTAAACCCAAAAGAAAAAGCCTATAGCTTCCGTTATGAATATGACTTTAAAGATTATGTGCCGGGTTTACGTTTTATGACTCGTTACACCACAGGTCACAATATTTATGCACCTAACTTAGGTGGAACCAATCTAAAAGAGCGAGAAACAGACTTTGATTTAGGTTACACCGTTCAAAGTGGCTGGTTAAAAAATCTAGGGTTACGCGCGCGCTACGCCATTTATGACAACAACATGCTCTCTACAGCCAATATCAAACCTGTAAACGAAACCCGTCTCAACATCGACTACACATGGAAATTTAAATAA
- a CDS encoding DUF3237 domain-containing protein, producing MKKVVTLLCGICLIGLTHAATQYNPPPIQLEPLAKFSVDLNAPVWELGTTSDAGKRRIIPITGGSFEGKSLKGRILNNGADWQIVDSKGLAIIDTRYLLETDDGALIYLQTKGYHHGSAETLKQLAQGKDVDPKNYYFKITMQFETSSPKYSWLNQTVAVGSAMRLGKAVIYDAYTLK from the coding sequence ATGAAGAAAGTTGTAACACTACTCTGCGGAATTTGTCTCATTGGCCTAACTCATGCCGCAACTCAATATAACCCACCACCTATTCAGCTTGAGCCTTTAGCAAAATTTAGTGTTGATCTAAATGCGCCTGTTTGGGAATTAGGCACGACCAGTGATGCAGGTAAACGCCGAATTATTCCTATTACAGGAGGGTCATTCGAAGGCAAATCACTTAAAGGGCGCATTTTAAATAATGGTGCAGATTGGCAAATCGTTGACAGTAAAGGACTGGCCATTATTGATACGCGATATTTGTTAGAAACCGATGACGGTGCGCTTATTTACCTTCAAACCAAAGGTTACCACCATGGCTCGGCAGAAACATTAAAACAGCTTGCCCAAGGCAAAGATGTCGACCCGAAAAATTACTATTTCAAAATTACCATGCAGTTTGAAACCAGCTCACCTAAATATTCATGGCTTAACCAGACCGTTGCAGTAGGTAGTGCAATGCGCTTGGGCAAAGCGGTTATTTATGATGCCTATACCCTGAAATAA
- the hcaA gene encoding p-hydroxycinnamoyl CoA hydratase/lyase → MKMSYENRWETVDVKVEDGIAWVTLNRPEKKNAMSPTLNREMIDVLETLELDQDARVLVLTGAGDSWTAGMDLKEYFREVDTQPEIFQERIRRDSCRWQWQLLRMYSKPTIAMVNGWCFGGGFSPLVACDLAIAADEATFGLSEINWGIPPGNLVSKAMADTVGHRASLYYIMTGKTFGGKEAETMGLVNKSVPLAQLKAEVTELANCLLEKNPVVLRTAKNGFKRCRELTWDQNEDYLYAKLDQCIHRDTENGRQEGLKQFLDEKSIKPGLQSYKRTG, encoded by the coding sequence ATGAAGATGAGTTATGAAAACCGCTGGGAAACAGTAGATGTTAAAGTTGAAGATGGAATTGCATGGGTCACTCTAAACCGTCCGGAAAAGAAAAATGCCATGAGCCCAACACTCAATCGCGAAATGATTGATGTGCTAGAAACTCTTGAGCTTGATCAAGATGCACGTGTTTTAGTTTTGACGGGTGCTGGTGACTCTTGGACAGCGGGTATGGATTTGAAGGAATATTTCCGTGAAGTCGACACTCAGCCTGAAATTTTCCAAGAACGTATTCGCCGCGACTCATGTCGCTGGCAGTGGCAACTTCTTCGCATGTATTCAAAACCAACAATTGCTATGGTCAACGGCTGGTGCTTTGGAGGCGGTTTCTCACCTTTAGTGGCTTGTGACCTCGCAATTGCAGCAGATGAAGCAACTTTCGGTTTATCTGAAATTAACTGGGGTATCCCACCGGGCAACCTTGTAAGTAAAGCAATGGCAGATACCGTAGGTCATCGTGCATCTTTGTACTACATCATGACGGGTAAAACCTTTGGCGGTAAAGAAGCTGAAACTATGGGCTTGGTAAATAAAAGCGTACCGCTTGCCCAATTAAAAGCAGAAGTGACTGAGCTTGCAAATTGCTTACTTGAGAAAAACCCTGTGGTTCTTCGTACCGCTAAAAATGGATTTAAGCGTTGTCGTGAACTCACTTGGGACCAAAACGAAGACTACTTATATGCCAAGCTTGATCAATGTATCCACCGTGATACAGAAAACGGTCGCCAAGAAGGTTTGAAACAATTTTTAGATGAAAAATCAATTAAACCGGGTTTACAGAGTTATAAACGTACTGGTTAA